A DNA window from Acidimicrobiales bacterium contains the following coding sequences:
- a CDS encoding cation transporter has translation MEGDQRHGSSAPGASHAGFRAVAVALVANLGVAAAKLVGFLITGSGSMVAEFAHSVADTGNQALLLVGRRQSERRPDPSHPFGYGAVRFLGAFIVALLLFGLGAVFSLAEGVNKLIHPHPLDDLPIALGILVVAIGLEALSFRAGVAAANQTRRGQGWVRFVRSTRIPELAVLLVEDTGALVGLGIALVAVAVSAITGNTVFDAVGTLGIGVLLAVNSVFLGIEMTSLL, from the coding sequence ATGGAGGGAGACCAGCGACACGGGTCATCAGCTCCAGGTGCCAGCCACGCCGGGTTCCGGGCCGTGGCGGTGGCTCTTGTCGCCAACCTCGGGGTGGCGGCGGCCAAGCTGGTCGGCTTCCTGATCACGGGCTCGGGCTCGATGGTGGCCGAGTTCGCGCACTCGGTGGCCGACACAGGCAATCAAGCCTTGCTCCTCGTCGGCAGGCGCCAGTCGGAGCGACGCCCCGACCCGAGCCATCCCTTCGGGTATGGGGCTGTCCGCTTTCTGGGCGCCTTCATCGTCGCGCTTCTGCTGTTCGGCCTGGGAGCTGTCTTCTCGCTGGCCGAGGGTGTGAACAAGCTGATACATCCCCACCCGCTCGACGACCTGCCGATCGCGCTCGGCATCCTCGTGGTAGCCATCGGCCTCGAGGCCCTGTCGTTCCGAGCCGGTGTAGCGGCCGCCAACCAGACAAGAAGAGGCCAGGGTTGGGTTCGCTTCGTGCGGAGCACCCGCATACCCGAACTGGCTGTGCTGCTTGTGGAGGACACCGGCGCCCTAGTGGGGCTCGGGATCGCGCTCGTCGCCGTGGCGGTATCGGCGATCACCGGCAACACCGTCTTCGATGCCGTCGGCACATTGGGGATCGGCGTGCTGTTGGCGGTCAACTCCGTCTTCCTGGGCATCGAGATGACCTCTCTGCT
- a CDS encoding GAP family protein gives MIVDLILIGLAITVFPVPLTAFILILSSRGGVRKGGAFIFGWVLSLSIVVTVTILATGNKPPKSSSAPSVAALVVKIMIGIVLLGIAERQRRKMGRPRPPRKTPKWQTGIDNMSLWFAIGLAPFVQPWGLIAAGVTVIVEAKLSSWQSFLGLIFFGILSTSTLLGMEILAVVRPERADAVLSSVKLWIDTHTGQLIFAVCLALGLWLIGHSSYQLAT, from the coding sequence GTGATAGTCGACCTCATTCTCATCGGCCTGGCGATAACAGTCTTTCCGGTCCCCCTCACTGCATTCATCCTCATCCTCTCCTCGAGGGGTGGAGTGAGGAAGGGCGGCGCGTTCATCTTCGGTTGGGTGCTCTCGCTCAGCATCGTGGTCACGGTCACGATTCTCGCCACCGGCAACAAGCCTCCGAAGTCGAGCAGCGCACCTTCGGTCGCAGCCCTCGTCGTGAAGATCATGATCGGAATCGTCCTGCTGGGCATCGCAGAGCGCCAGCGCCGCAAGATGGGACGACCCAGACCACCGAGAAAGACCCCGAAGTGGCAGACGGGGATCGACAACATGTCGTTGTGGTTCGCAATCGGCCTCGCTCCCTTCGTGCAGCCCTGGGGACTCATCGCCGCCGGCGTTACTGTCATCGTCGAGGCCAAGCTCTCGTCCTGGCAGAGCTTCCTCGGACTGATCTTCTTCGGCATCCTCTCGACATCCACTCTTCTGGGGATGGAGATCCTCGCCGTGGTACGACCCGAGCGCGCCGATGCCGTCCTCTCAAGCGTGAAGTTGTGGATCGACACCCACACGGGCCAGCTCATCTTCGCCGTCTGCCTAGCACTGGGCTTGTGGCTGATCGGACACAGCAGCTACCAGCTCGCCACCTAG
- a CDS encoding FAD-binding oxidoreductase has product MSVVSTTSLEVGFKGQVVRPDDSRYDELRAVFNGMIDRRPAVIARCTDAHDVAQAVTFARGAALPLAVYGGGHGVTGNAVCDDGVVIDLRPMKNVDIDTEARTCRAEAGLTWGELDAATQEHGLAVTGGRVSTTGIAGLVLGSGSGWLERKCGFTVDNVISVEMVTADGQVVAASESENEELFWGTRGGGGNFGVVTSFELRLHPVGPIVLGGMLMYPAPMAAAVLGNFRDVMAGAPDEVGGGVALITAPPEEFVPEPVRGQPVVGVVLCYAGHVEDGEKALRPLRDFGPPAMDMVQPMPYLAVQRLIDPGNQKGMRNYWTAEFLTGLPDAAIETICRYHLSKPSPLTQIVLVPGGGAVGRVPDDRMAIGQRQAPFNIHIMSMWTDIADDEANIVWTQEFGAAMKSFATGRVYLNFIGDEGEDRVKAAFGPETYARLQKLKRRYDAGNLFRLNQNIKPSGPAMA; this is encoded by the coding sequence ATGTCGGTGGTCAGCACGACCTCGCTCGAGGTGGGGTTCAAGGGTCAGGTCGTCCGCCCGGATGACTCGCGCTACGACGAGCTTCGCGCCGTCTTCAACGGCATGATCGACCGCCGTCCCGCGGTTATCGCCCGCTGCACCGATGCGCACGACGTAGCCCAGGCCGTGACGTTCGCCCGCGGCGCTGCCCTGCCCCTGGCCGTGTACGGCGGCGGCCACGGTGTGACGGGCAATGCGGTCTGCGACGACGGCGTCGTGATCGACCTGCGGCCGATGAAGAATGTCGATATCGACACCGAAGCCCGCACCTGCCGAGCCGAGGCGGGGCTCACGTGGGGTGAGCTCGACGCGGCGACCCAAGAGCACGGACTGGCTGTCACCGGAGGCAGGGTGTCGACCACAGGGATTGCAGGCCTTGTGCTCGGCAGCGGGTCGGGATGGCTCGAGCGCAAATGTGGGTTCACCGTGGACAACGTGATCTCCGTGGAGATGGTCACTGCCGATGGCCAGGTGGTCGCTGCGTCGGAGAGCGAGAACGAGGAGCTCTTCTGGGGTACTCGCGGTGGTGGCGGGAACTTCGGCGTCGTCACCTCCTTCGAGCTCCGCCTGCACCCGGTCGGGCCAATTGTCCTGGGTGGAATGCTCATGTACCCAGCGCCGATGGCCGCCGCCGTCCTCGGCAACTTCCGCGACGTCATGGCGGGCGCGCCCGATGAGGTCGGTGGCGGCGTGGCGCTCATCACGGCGCCGCCGGAGGAATTCGTCCCCGAACCCGTGCGCGGACAACCTGTCGTGGGTGTAGTCCTCTGCTATGCGGGGCACGTCGAGGATGGCGAGAAGGCCCTGCGTCCTCTTCGAGACTTCGGCCCGCCGGCGATGGACATGGTCCAGCCCATGCCCTACCTGGCCGTGCAGAGGTTGATCGATCCAGGCAACCAGAAGGGTATGCGCAACTACTGGACTGCTGAGTTCCTTACCGGTCTCCCAGACGCGGCGATCGAAACGATCTGCCGGTACCACCTCTCGAAGCCGTCCCCGCTGACGCAGATCGTCCTCGTGCCGGGCGGGGGAGCGGTCGGCCGGGTTCCGGACGACCGCATGGCTATTGGGCAACGCCAGGCCCCGTTCAACATCCATATCATGTCGATGTGGACCGATATCGCCGATGACGAGGCCAACATCGTCTGGACCCAGGAGTTTGGTGCCGCGATGAAGTCGTTCGCTACTGGGCGGGTCTACCTCAACTTCATTGGCGACGAGGGTGAAGACCGGGTGAAGGCGGCTTTCGGTCCAGAGACGTACGCGCGGCTACAGAAGCTGAAGCGTCGCTACGACGCGGGAAACCTCTTTCGTCTCAACCAGAACATAAAGCCATCGGGCCCGGCGATGGCGTAG